Part of the Nicotiana sylvestris chromosome 2, ASM39365v2, whole genome shotgun sequence genome, gtgctactttcaaggaggttgtggacattgctcgtgagattgagtctgttcgtcgccacgagcgagaggagagggaggccaggaggtctcgaggatctagtagttacaatggtgctcctttgagaggtcagtttcagcacggcagaggccgtccattcaggcatgctcagccagctcacgcaggttatcgtagggcatcatcgggtcatggttcttacagttctcatcagggccagtcatcacttagtgctcttccagctcagagttcgtcccgcgctctatcagttcagggctcttctatgccaagtgcctctgctagtcattccggtgctagggtttcccttcagtccccttctccaacacctgggagttttatgagtgtggagagatgggtcatatatagaggcagtgtcctcgtcatcttgagggttcatctcaacagaggggtcagtcatcggcttcaacgccagttacttcaccaccacccacctagctaactaggggtagaggtcaatcagctaggggtcgccctagagggggaggtcgatcaggtggcggtcaggcccatttctatgtcCTTCCATCTAGactcgatgttattgcttcatatTCTGTGATAACAGGTATTGTTTtaatctgccacagagatgcctctgtattatttgatcccggttccaccttaattttcttatgtgtcatcatactttgctcgttattttgGTAAgcccggtgaatttcttgcttcatctattcatgtatttaccccagtgggcgatactattgttgtagaccatgtgtactggtcgcgtgtggtgactattggaggtCTGGAAACCCGattggatcttttattattgtgtatggtggattttgtcattttgggcatggattggctatctccgcgtcgttctattctggactgtcatgctaagatagtcacattggctataccgggtgtgtcacaaattgagtggcgaggtgagACCGATTATGTTCCTAATAGAGTGATCTCATTATTGAAgtcccagtgtatggttgggaaaggttgtctttcgtatgtagcctttgtgagggatgttggtgctaAGACTTCCAGTATTGATTATGCTCCAGTTGTGAGGTATTTTCCAGATGTGTTTATTGCAGACCTGCCGAGCATGCCACTGGACaggaatattgattttggtattgacctggtgccgggcactcagcccatctctattccgccatatcatatggcaccatcggacttgaaggagttgaaggaacaacttcaggagctCCTTTATAAGGGGTTCATCCGGCATAGTGTGCCACTATatggtgcgccggttctatttgtgaagtagaaggatggcactatgaggatgtgcattgattataggcaattgaacagagtaacagttaagaacaagtatcctttcctcgcattgatgatttattccaccagcttcagggagcgagagtgttctccaagattgatctccattcgggttatcactagttgaagatcagggactcggatattcttaagacagctttcaggacccgatatattcattatgagttcttggtgatgtcttttgggttgaccaatgcctcAACATTGTTCATGTATTTGAGGaatagcgtgttccggccttatctcgactcgtttgtcatagtcttcattgatgatattctggtgtattcgcgtagtcaggaggagcaagCAGAGTATTTGAGAGTTGTTTCAGAGATTgggggaggagaaactttatgcaaaattctccaagtgtgagttttggctcagttcattGGATTTCTTaaggcacgtggtgtccagcgagggcattcaggttgatccgaagaagatagaggcggtttagagttggcccagaccatcctcagcaaTAGAGATTCACAATTTTCATGGTTTGGCAGgatattatcgtcggtttgtttaaggtttctcatctatcgcatcgccgttgaccaagttgactcagaagggtaattcatttgtatggtcggatgagtgtgaggagagctttcagaagctcaagacaaccttgaccacaactccagcgttagttttgccatcagcttcaagttcatataccgtgtattgtgatgcttcgagagttggtattggttgtgtattgatgtaggagggtagagttattgctaaTGTttatcgtcagttgaagccccatgagaagaactaccccgttcatgattttgAGTTGGCTTCCATATTTCATacgttgaatatttggaggcattacttgtatggtgtgtcgtGTTAGGTGTTTACCGATCACTGTAGCCTCCATCACTTGtttaagcagaaggatcttaatttgaggcatcgGAGGTGGtcggagttgctaaaggattatgatatcactatattgtaccatctgggaaaggccaatgtggtggctgatgctttgagccgaaaggcagtgagtatggggagtttggcatatattccagttagggagagacctcttgtagtttatgttcaggccttggccaatcggttcatgaggttagatatttcggagcctagtcgggtattgggttgtgtggtttctcgatcttccttatatgatcacatcagagagcgccagtatgatgatccacacttgcttgtccttaaggagagattttagcacgatgatgccagagatgtgactattggtgatgatggggtgttgaggatgtagggccgggtatgtgtgcccaatgtagatgggcttcgagagttgattctggaagaggcccatagctcgcgatattgcattcatccgggtgtcgcgaagatgtatcaggatttgaggcagcattattggtggagaagaatgaagaaagacattatgggatttgtagatcaatgtctcaattgtcagtagatgaaatatgagcatcagagaccgggtggcttgcttcaacggatggatattctagagtggaagtgggagcggatcactatggacgtTGTAGTTgtgctcccacagactttgaagaagtttgatgctatttgggtgattgtggatcggctgaccaagtctgtgcacttcattcctgtgtgtactacctattcttcagagcggttggcatggtgtttttgggagattgttcgtttgcatggtgtcccagtttccatcatttcagacaggggcactcggtttacttcacagttttggaggtttgcGCGGCGAGAgctgggtactcaagttgagttgagcacaatttttcaccctcagacagatgagaaatccgagcgcactattcagatattagaggacatgttgcgtgcttgtgtcattgattttggagggtcatgggatcaatttctaccgtTTGCAGAGTTTACTTACAACGACAGCTACCAGTAGAGCATTTacatggctccatatgaggctttgtatgggaggcagtgtagatctccggtgggttggtttgagcctggtgaggctaggctattggggacagacttggtgcaggatgctttagaaaaggtgaaggtaagaggcttcgtacagcgcagtcgaggcaaaagagttatgtttactaaaaggtttgggatgtgtcctacatggttggtgagaaggttctgttgaaggtttcgcccatgaagggtgttatgaggtttgaaaagaaaggtaaattgagtcctcaattcattgggccttttgaggtgctttggaggattggagaAGTGGCTTATGAGCATgcgttgccacccagcttgtcgagtgtgcatccagtatttcatgtttttatgctccggaagtatattgggtaTCCATCTCattttttggatttcagcacggttcagttggatgatgatttggcctattatgtggagccagtagctattttaggtcgtcaggttcgaaagttgaggtcaaaggatatcaCTTCAGTAAAAGTGttgtggagaggtcggcccgtggaggaggctacctgggagaccgagcgggagatgcggagcaggtatCATCACATGtttaaggcttcaggtatgtttcttgactcgttcgagaacgaacgtttgtttaagtcggggaggatgtgatgacccggctttTCATATCacgagttaccgctctgtttcccctatttatgcttcttattgctttgtctatcggtgctatatgtgatcgggttggttgactCGAGTTTAGAaatgatttggtaaggtttgagacacttagtcttttttgaggaagcttatgttggaaaagtcaaccggatgttgacttatatgttagagggctcagatgtaaGTTCCgatggttttggaggtccgatgtagatttaggcttgaattggcgaaattggatttttggcattttccggttgataggtgagatttgatATAGGGTTCAGAATAGAATTTCGATAGTTGAAGTAGTTTCGTTGTGtgatttgtgatgtgtgtgcaaaatttcaggtcattcggacgtggtttggttgggtttttgatgaaaaaagtaattcggaagatttttggaatcttaggcttgaatttgatgtgatctTGGTGTTGTAATGTTGTTTGAGTTGTTTTGAAGATTAGTACAAGTTTGAaaaaggttatgggatatgtttgtgtttttggttgaggtcccgggggcctcggggtgatttcggatggttgacggagaagtttggaatttggGTGAAGCTGCAaatttgctgcttctgttgtttccacacctgcggattggggaccgcaagtgccaagccgcagatgcggatgattggtcgcagaagcggaaaatggCTGGGAAGGAAGGAACGCACCTGCGAAAGTGCAGGTGCGGAATGTTCATCGCAGATGTGGAAAGTTGGGACTTAAGTGACGACCGCAAATGCTGTGGTCTTGATTGAGAAGCGGTCCGTAGAAGCGGGAATTGGGACACATATgtgaaatccctgggccagaacatataacttgtttccttcgtgatttttgagctattccaccatttttaagtcgTATTTGGAGCtatttggacgattttgaagaaggatttcaagggaacttcattgaggtaaggattttggacctaataCTCGTTCCTATGGTAATATTTCAGGGATTatagctataattaatggaatttgagggttaaaattagggaaaattggtcttggtattggagaccttgacttgaggatttgagggaccatttgtggtcggattttggtactcttgatacgtatgaactcgtggggagatgaggaatatattgatgtgaattttatcgatttccgaggtgtgggcccgggggtcgggttttggtaattttgggatttatgctataaattgattattttcgcttgggcttcgtttccttagcatattttcacgccatgattctgattttggatagattcgacaggagtggaggccgattcgaggggcaaaggtatcgcgggctagagtttggaccggattgaggtgagtaatgattgtaaatgatgtcctgagggtatgaaaccccggatttgcacatcgctatgctatattgaggtgacacacacactcaatgatgagcgtggggtcgtgcactgttggggactGTGTTTTAGTCTgttccgaatgactattttaccgtgtatttgactgaaatctatttgctatcatcatgtttttggttgaatgccatatttgggccttgtgccaactatttgaacctttaggggatttttattgatatttcctcactgttttgactttgtacttgaactcagtcatgctatattccactgttttcataactcagccatgtttaccctgttttaacacttaaatgatcttttaaatgatattttgggctgagaatcacatttactattgctcgagtggcttgcgaggattttgactgagtaaggccgagggcctatattgtgaggaaacactgattatgattatgaggccaagggcctaagatatgtacgccacgaggtggcttgttgatatgagaccgagagcctagtgatgatgcaacgagatggcttgatattgcgcttgggccataaggagCCCTTCCAGgaatctgcacacccctagtgagcgcgagtacccattgtgatgtgagatatagcccaaggggctggtgttgttctaagatattgcccgaggggtggatttgttgacattgtgcccgagggtcgaacctttatgtgtttatccttCTTATTGTCTgccatttacctgtttaattgttgaaaaggcatttcatgaagtttaaactgaacttaaatgattttacatatctttattgattcattgcttttactggttttactgcttcattatagtctgTAATgtgctttacgtgttttcatatctctcactcgtttatttatgattattactcattgagttggagtacttactttactccaTACACCCCGTGTGTAGATTCAAATGTTGCTGATCATGCTAGCGCGatttgagagctcccggcagacttcagagttcacgaggtagctgcttggcgtccgcagtcccgtgtttctccccctctatctcatttctatctctttatcatTTATTCTGTAATAGTTTAGTAGGCATTTCAGACTGTACCATAttggtagatgctcgtgactagtgacaccccagtatcgggctgtgttgggtttatcttccgcaattgtATTGTTAACTACTTACCTTTGGATTatttatcatgtttaagacttaaaTTCTTATGGTTTgattgcttaaaactgaaatggaatgtgtcggctagccttgtcttcacgagaggcaccatcacgatcgggtttgggtttagggtcgtgacacacatGTACCCCACCGCCTATATGATTAGGGAGAGGGTTGTTGCGGGCATTAGGTGCGGTTtcttttgcttgtatgaccttgttgtcaattatcgtctagatctta contains:
- the LOC138886096 gene encoding uncharacterized protein, whose protein sequence is MVDFVILGMDWLSPRRSILDCHAKIVTLAIPGVSQIEWRGETDYVPNRVISLLKSQCMVGKGCLSYVAFVRDVGAKTSSIDYAPVVRYFPDVFIADLPSMPLDRNIDFGIDLVPGTQPISIPPYHMAPSDLKELKEQLQELLYKGFIRHSVPLYGAPVLFVK